A region from the Ammospiza nelsoni isolate bAmmNel1 chromosome 1, bAmmNel1.pri, whole genome shotgun sequence genome encodes:
- the NOL7 gene encoding nucleolar protein 7 has product MARRQKAKEAKAAAAGKRRAPAALPSPASSSEEEADEAPEEVPFGVAREAAEAERKLVGEAARRHRELLKEKRRRHQELFAEQKKRRLLPEAVLQELQDVSARPAEQAAADDPVTLDEELEAEAVELELGQAEVQEKKGKRRKGARTKRNYVAVCLKDHSATGLHQQLAKDFLNAQLYGPHTNRVPANEFFSLANKRAPVKKAAVQFVDKSWGQDKKEKAARFKKRWLAAHIKNGL; this is encoded by the exons ATGGCGCGCCGGCAGAAGGCGAAGGAGGCGAaggcggcggccgcgggcaAGCGCAGGGCTCCCGCCGCGCTGCCCAGCCCGGCCTCCTCCTCGGAGGAGGAGGCGGACGAGGCCCCGGAGGAGGTGCCCTTCGGCGTGGCGAGGGAGGCGGCCGAGGCCGAGCGGAAGCTCGTGGGAGAGGCGGCGCGGAG GCACcgggagctgctgaaggagaagCGGCGGCGGCACCAGGAGCTGTTCGCGGAGCAGAAG AAGCGCAGGCTGCTGCCCGAGGccgtgctgcaggagctgcaggatgtgTCCGCACG GCCCGCTGAGCAGGCTGCGGCAGATGACCCGG TTACTTTAGATGAAGAACTTGAAGCTGAGGCTGTAGAGCTGGAGCTAGGCCAAGCCGAAGTGCAGGAGAAGAAAGGCAAGAGGAGGAAGGGTGCCAG GACAAAAAGGAACTATGTGGCTGTGTGCTTGAAGGACCACAGTGCCACAGGCCTCCACCAGCAGCTGGCCAAAGACTTCCTAAATGCTCAGCTCTACGGGCCACACACCAACCGGGTACCGG CAAATGAATTTTTCTCCCTTGCAAACAAGAGAGCCCCTGTCAAAAAAGCTGCTGTTCAGTTTGTGGACAAGTCTTGGG ggcaagataaaaaggaaaaagcagcaaggTTTAAGAAACGCTGGCTGGCAGCACATATTAAAAATGGACTCTGA
- the SIRT5 gene encoding NAD-dependent protein deacylase sirtuin-5, mitochondrial, which translates to MCLFQSTARRLVSQVHCGLKASSSKKQKFCLEMARPSSNMADFREVFAKAKHIAIITGAGVSAESGVPTFRGAGGFWRKWQAQELATPGAFARNPSRVWEFYHYRREVMLSKHPNPAHIAIAECEKRLSKQGRSVVVITQNIDELHRKAGTKHLLEIHGSLFKTRCTSCGNVAANYKSPICPALAGKGAPDPDTEDAAIPVEDLPQCEEDGCNGLLRPHVVWFGEALDPGVLTAVEKELDICDLCLVVGTSSVVYPAAMFAPQVSARGVPVAEFNMETTPATDRFRFHFPGPCGTTLPPALARHETEIIT; encoded by the exons ATGTGTCTCTTTCAATCTACCGCTAGAAGGTTGGTTTCCCAAGTGCATTGTGGACTTAAGGCCTCGTCTTCAAAGAAACAGAAGTTTTGCTTGGAAATGGCCCGTCCCAGTTCAA acatgGCTGATTTCCGAGAGGTGTTTGCCAAGGCCAAGCACATCGCCATCATCACTGGAGCCGGGGTCAGCGCCGAGAGCGGCGTCCCCACCTTCAGAGGGGCTGGAGGCTTCTGGAGAAAGTGGCAAGCCCAG GAGCTGGCTACTCCAGGGGCTTTTGCGCGAAACCCTTCCCGTGTGTGGGAATTCTACCACTACCGGCGGGAGGTGATGCTGAGCAAACATCCCAATCCAGCCCACATTGCCATCGCAGAGTGCGAGAAGCGTCTCAGCAAGCAAGGAAGGAGCGTTGTGGTCATCACTCAGAACATTGATGAGCTGCACAGGAAGGCAGGCACCAAGCACCTCTTAGAAATCCATG GTAGTTTATTTAAAACTCGCTGCACCAGCTGTGGAAATGTAGCTGCGAATTACAAGAGCCCGATCTGCCCCGCATTGGCTGGGAAGGG GGCTCCAGATCCTGACACAGAAGATGCTGCCATTCCAGTTGAAGACCTTCCTCA GTGTGAGGAGGACGGCTGCAATGGGCTCCTGCGGCCCCACGTGGTGTGGTTTGGGGAAGCCCTGGATCCCGGCGTGCTCACGGCggtggagaaggagctggatATTTGTGACCTCTGCTTGGTC GTCGGGACCTCGTCCGTGGTGTATCCTGCGGCCATGTTCGCCCCGCAGGTCTCGGCCAGAGGAGTCCCGGTCGCAGAGTTCAACATGGAAACCACTCCTGCCACCGACAGGTTCAG GTTCCACTTCCCGGGCCCCTGCGGGACCACGCTGCCGCCGGCGCTGGCGCGACACGAGACGGAGATCATCACCTGA